A stretch of DNA from Gimesia chilikensis:
TTCGGCAACGGACCTCTGAAATGAGATATTCTCTGAAAATCCCGATTCAGGGGCTGTATTTAGCGGGGACCGCTGATACAATTCCACTCCGATGAGGAGCCAGATGGTCCGTCTACCGGTACGGTGACCGACCCGCTCTGAGCTGATCTCCAGAATCTCTTTCATAAAGAGCCGGCTGTTTGCCCTCTTTTCGTGTTGTTTTTGCTACATATTGCCGAAATCCTGAGACAGGGGTTTCGCTTCTGACCGTAGCAGTGGGGTGATACGAAGCAGAGCTTCGAGGAGAGCGCTGTCCAGACCGTCGTCTGTTCATGCCCCCTGAGTCGATAGGGATCGACTCTCACACCATGTTCTTTTTTACGCGACGCAAGCCTCACCTGCGGGATGAAGGTGCGTCAAAAGGCTGATTTTATGTCAACTGATGTCTCTGAGCAGACAAAATTCACTGATTTTGCGCTTTCACAACCCATTCTCGCTGCACTTGAGACGCTGGGCTATCAGACACCCACTCCGATTCAGGCACAGACGATCCCGCATTTGCTGGAAGGCCGTGACCTGGTAGGTCAGGCACAGACGGGAACCGGCAAAACAGCCGCATTCGCCCTTCCCCTGCTCTCAAATATCGATCTGGAAGTCAAAGCTCCCCAGGTTCTGGTACTGGCTCCCACCCGGGAACTGGCGATCCAGGTCTCTGAGTCGTTCAAAGATTACGGTGCGGAACTGCAGGGACTGCAGGTACTCCCCATCTACGGAGGCGCCAGCTTCCGCGACCAGCTGCAACCCCTGAAACGGGGCGTGCATGTCGTGGTGGGAACTCCCGGACGCGTCATGGACCACATGCGTCGTGGCACTCTGAAAATGGACCAGCTCCGCTGCCTCGTACTCGATGAAGCAGACGAAATGCTGCGTATGGGCTTCATTGACGACGTGGAATGGATTCTGGAACAGACCCCCGAGAACCATCAGACCACACTCTTTTCCGCCACGATGCCCGATGCCATCCGTCGCATCGCAGTCAACTACCTGCAGTCGCCGGAAGAGATTACCGTTAAAGTCAAAACACGCACCGCCGATACAATTCATCAGCGATTCTGGCTCGCGAAAGGGCACCACAAAATGGATGCTCTGACCCGCATCCTGGAAGTGGAAGAAACCGACGGCGTGATCATCTTTGTCCGCACCAAGAGCATCACCACTGAGCTGGCTGAAAAACTGGAAGCCCGCGGCTTCCTGTCGGCTCCGTTGAATGGTGATATCCCTCAAAGGCAGCGTGAACTCACTGTCGGCAGACTGAAAGCCGGCCATGTCAACATTGTCATCGCGACTGATGTCGCTGCCCGCGGACTGGACGTGGACCGTATCAGTCACGTGATCAACTACGATCTGCCAGGGGACTCCGAAGCCTACGTACACCGCATCGGACGAACGGGACGTGCCGGCCGAACCGGCCACGCGATCACTTTCGTTTCCCCGCGTGAAACCCGCTCATTGTCCAACATTGAACGGGCCATCAAACACAAACTGGAACGCATGGACCTGCCCACGATCGAGGCGATCAATGAACGTCGCACCGCTCGTTTCAAGGAATCCATCACCAGCGCCATGAGTGCTCCCGATTTTGGCATGTTCCGCAAGCTGCTCAGCGAATACCAGGCTGACACCAGCTGTTCGGAAATCGAAATCGCCGCTGCCCTGGCCTGCCTGCATCAGGGCAAACGCCCTCTGTTTCTTCAGGAAACAACCCGGCAGGAAACACGCAAACCGCGCGAGACCGAAGGTCACAAACCACCTCAAGGCGAACGTCGTTTCAACAAAGACAAAGACCGTCCGGAGCGCCCTCGCAAACGGGAATTCAGCGATTCACCGGAAGAGGGTATGGAACGCTACAAGCTGCAGGTGGGTCACAACCATGGCGTCAAACCAGGCAACATCGTTGGTGCCATCGCTAACGAAGCCAACCTGGACAGTCAGTACATCGGCCGCATCAATATCTTTGATGAATTCAGTACGGTCGATCTTCCCGAAGGGATGCCCCGGAATATCTTCCGTGCCTTGAAGAACGTCTGGGTGGCTGGTCAGCAGTTACGGATTTCCCGCTGGGAATCTCCTGAAACCTTCGCCGGTAAGAAGAAACGCTTCAAAGGCAAACTGAAACACAAGCAACAGAAAGCCTAAGCTGCGGATACAAAAAAACCGCTGTCCTGAGTAATCGGGACAGCGGTTTTTTATTTTGAGATCAGTGTGTCAGCCGCTTATTTGCCGGCTCCACCAAAGACATTCGAAGTCTGACCGGAAGAGGTCTGCTGCTTCAGTCGCTTGCTGCGGGTGAAGACTCCGGAAACCTGTCCGGAAGACGTGGCACTCACGCCGGTTTTCTTGGCTCCCGCTTTGATCGGAGAGGCAATCCCAGAACCGGGAGTATGCAGGCGACGCTGTGGCTTGTAGCCGATGTAGCTCAGGAAGTCGTTGATACCGATCACGCGGACTGCTTTCAGACGGGCTTCTTCACGAATTTCCTTCATCTTCGCGAGAACCTGCTGCATCTTGTCGCGCTGTTCGTCGGTCTTGGCAGAATCCACATTGGGAGATTCACCAATCACGAGGAACTTGGTGTGTACGGTCAGACCGTTACCGGTCCGCTCGCCATTTTCGGTTACGATGTTGTCGATCTTGGCGTTTGCGTTCTCGATGATCCGCTGCAGCAGATCCATATCGGACTTGCCGTCACCATCCAGGTCGATGATACCTGAAATCGCGAAGGTTTCAGGACGTCCGACACCCCAGAGCGGTGTGTAAATCGGATCGCCGGGGCTGATTGGCTGGTAGATGTCATCAGAAACAATGCGTGCTTCAGAGAGGTGTGGTCCGAGGATCTTGGTGACTTCGATGGCACCAATGATGTCTTCTTCACCACGACCGATTCCCTGGTGGGCTTTACGATAGACGCTGAATGTCATCTGCTTGGGCAGACGGTCTGCTTCACCCAGGTTGATCCAGACCACGCCAGTGCTGTTATCAACAGTTCGAATTACGCCATCCGGTTTTTCAAAGCTGACCTTTTGAACTTCAGTCAATCGGCTACGCAGGGTGTCGATCAGGCTGGCGTAGGTATTGTTTTTGTTTTCGAGGTCTTTAATTGTTTTCGCGTTGGTTTCACGCAGCTGGTCCAGCTCGATCAGGATTTCTTCGTTTTCCTTCTGCAGGGCAGCGATCTGCTGATCTTTGGCGGAAACTTCTTCTTCTTTGACTTTCTGGGTGTCAGCCAGATCCTTTTCTGCTCCGTCGCGGGCAGTCCGGTGCTGGTCAACGACTTTATCCAGCTCGCCTTTGAGAGCCAGGAACTGGGCTTCGAGTTTGTTTTTGTCGGCCTGTTCCTGTGCCAGCTGATTCTTGGTCTGGTTCAGCTGGGTGGAGAGCTTGATCAGAGTGTTTTTAATCGTGGGCTCTGCCAGAACGTCAGCATGGGTTTTGATATCCTGCTCGGTCGCACCAATGACGGTGTTCGGAGTCTTGTTATCAAGACCGATTTCATCCTGCTCGTTCCCGATCAGCTTTTTCAAAGCCTGCAGTTCTTCGTCGAGCTTGCGTACCGCGGCATCGCTGGTACGAGCGTTTGACTCAGCCTGATTCAGCTTGGCGTTGGCTTCTGCAAGATCTTTGTAGTTCAGATAAGCCATTACGCCACAGATCAGTGTGAGCATGACGAAAAAGATTAACGAGAAGTGAACAGCAGTTGGTTTACTGGCAGCCATTTTTTCTAACCTTAAGGATTTTCAAGTGACAATCGTGGTTAACGAAGCACCGTGGCGGTGATGGTCGATATGTCAAACTATCTTCAGCAATGCCCGGCCGTCTGCCATGACAGCCTGCAGGAAGACCAGAAGAGGTGGTTCTGAGAATTCTGAAGAACAGCGTCCTGCTATCTATTATTCTAAGTTCAGGAATAGCAGTGTCAAGCGGCTTCTCTGAACCTCTCCCCTCTGTCGATAAACAGTTTCCGATATACCGGCAGGCTTGCCCCACCTGCCAGGCTACACAAAGTATCAGTAAACTGCGTTCCCGCAGTCTGACTGACAAAAGATTTCATTGAGTTCCGACTTCGGCCCGCCTGTACATGGCGATTCGCGACTGTCTCCCCAATAATGAGACTCTCACGAGTCGATTTCCTGCAGATTCGCGAACAGCAGGTCCTCATGCGGGGCCCGTAAAATCTCCTCATGTTTCCAGTTTCGGCTATCTCATTTCAAAATTTCAGGTAAAGCTAAATCTTTATGAAAGAAACACTTTACATCATTGATACGTTTTCTCTGGTATTTCAGGTTTTTCATGCTGTGCCGGCCATGACCAGTCCTGCGGGTCAACCGACTAACGCCATCTTTGGCATTACGCGGGACATTTTGAACATCATCAAGAGCCAGGCTCCCGACTACCTGATCTTCGCCATGGATTCCAGCGGACCGGGCACCCGGAATGATGTTTATCCCGAATACAAAGCGAATCGCACCGAGATGCCGGAAGACCTCCGGCCCCAGATTCCGCACATCATGGATGTCGTACGGGGATTTCAGGTTCCGATTATCGAATGTCCGGGTTGGGAAGCTGATGACGTTTTTGCCACCGTTGCCCGCCAGGCCCGGGAAAAAGGCATCGATACCGTGATCGTCACCAACGATAAGGATGCTCGCCAGCTGATTAACGAAGCCGTACGACTCTATAACATTCGCAAAGACAAGTTCATGGACGCCCAGGCCGTCGAAGACGACTGGGGCGTGCGACCGGATCAGGTCATCGATTTTCAGTCACTCGTGGGAGACAGCGTCGACAATATCCCCGGCGTCCCCCTCGTCGGTCCCAAGAAGGCACAAACCCTGATCGAGCAGTTCGGTTCCCTGGAAGAGGTGCTCGCCAATGCGGATAAAGCCAAAGGCCCCAAACTGCAGCAGAACCTGAAAGAATTCGCCGACCAGGCCCGCATGTCCCGCGAGCTGGTGACGCTGAATCAGAACCTGGACCTCAGCGTTGACTGGGAAGCCTCCCGCCTGACACATCCCGACCGGGAACGACTGCGCGAGCTGTTCATGGATTTCGGCTTCCGTCGCTTCGCCGAGGAGATGAAAGAAGACTTCACCAAACCAGAGGAAGTCGAACCGCAGGAACGCATCCGGGAAACTGTTGATACCAAAGCCGCCTTCGAGAAATTCGTGGCACTGCTCAAGGAACAGGACGAATTCTGCGTCGACCTGGAAACCACCGGACTGAAACCCGCCGAAGCGGAAATCGTCGGCTGGGCCATCAGCTGGGAAAAGCACAGCGGCTATTACATTCCCGTCGAAGGTCCTCCAGGACAGCCGGCCCTTGATCCTCAACTGGTACTCAGCCAACTCAAACCACTACTGGAAGACCCCGAGATTCAGATTACGAATCAGAACATCAAGTACGATATGGTCGTGCTGATGCGGGCCGGCGTCTT
This window harbors:
- a CDS encoding DEAD/DEAH box helicase → MSTDVSEQTKFTDFALSQPILAALETLGYQTPTPIQAQTIPHLLEGRDLVGQAQTGTGKTAAFALPLLSNIDLEVKAPQVLVLAPTRELAIQVSESFKDYGAELQGLQVLPIYGGASFRDQLQPLKRGVHVVVGTPGRVMDHMRRGTLKMDQLRCLVLDEADEMLRMGFIDDVEWILEQTPENHQTTLFSATMPDAIRRIAVNYLQSPEEITVKVKTRTADTIHQRFWLAKGHHKMDALTRILEVEETDGVIIFVRTKSITTELAEKLEARGFLSAPLNGDIPQRQRELTVGRLKAGHVNIVIATDVAARGLDVDRISHVINYDLPGDSEAYVHRIGRTGRAGRTGHAITFVSPRETRSLSNIERAIKHKLERMDLPTIEAINERRTARFKESITSAMSAPDFGMFRKLLSEYQADTSCSEIEIAAALACLHQGKRPLFLQETTRQETRKPRETEGHKPPQGERRFNKDKDRPERPRKREFSDSPEEGMERYKLQVGHNHGVKPGNIVGAIANEANLDSQYIGRINIFDEFSTVDLPEGMPRNIFRALKNVWVAGQQLRISRWESPETFAGKKKRFKGKLKHKQQKA